A genomic segment from Bacteroidales bacterium encodes:
- a CDS encoding CusA/CzcA family heavy metal efflux RND transporter, with protein sequence MIERIIHFSIKNKFIVGLFVLALIGWGTYSLTRLPIDAIPDITNNQVQVIVLAPSLAVQEVESFITAPIEVAIANIPDIIELRSISRLGLSVITVVFKDDVDVYWARQQLSERLKEAEDVIPAGLAKIELAPISSGLGEIYQYRLAVDKGFEKKYTTMDLRTIQDWVVRREMLGTPGVADINSYGGFVKQYEIAVNPERLRGMNLTLTDIFDALEKNNENTGSAYIDKKPTAYFIRGIGLVKTLEDIEKIVVKNNSSGIPVLIRDVATVQYGSATRYGAFVVDTSEAVGGVVMMLKGANGHEVIDDVETRILSIQKSLPKGVKIEPFLNRSDLVGRAIGTVSKNLIEGALIVVFILVLLLGNLRAGLIVASVIPLSMLFALSLMNLFGVSGNLMSLGAIDFGLIVDGAVIIVESAVHRLFMSKHHHQGINRLSQQQMDENVFESAKRMMSSATFGQIIILIVYLPIMALVGIEGKMFRPMAQVVTFALLGAAILSLTYVPMASALFLSKRTERKPNFSDRLMDWFQKAFNPVIAFALRRKLLVSVSAILLFIFSLFLFTRLGGEFIPQLEEGDLAAGVITLQGGSLSHTVEMVEKANKILLDNFPEIKHTVCKIGAGEIPTDPTPMETGDYIITLKDKSEWTTAKTREELVEKMEEKLVLLAGVKFEFQQPIQMRFNEFMSGSKQDIAVKIFGDDLNTLAEKAAEVEKIIQNIEGVEDINVEKVTGLAQVQVDYDRDRLAQYGLSVGEVNRVLRTAFAGSQAGVVFDEEKRFGLVVRLDKDYRQSLDDVKNLSVALPNGGQIPFEQIADIEIKSGPAQVSRENTKRRITIGFNVRNRDVQSVIAEVTKNIDTEIQLPTGYYFTYGGQFQNLEAAKARLSVAVPVALLLIFVLLYFTFHSIKQTLLIFTAVPMSAIGGVFALWFRGMNFSISAGVGFIALFGVAVLNGIVLIAEFNRLEKDGITDITERVLKGLHIRLRPVIMTAAVASLGFLPMALSTSAGAEVQKPLATVVIGGLITATFLTLVILPVFYIIFSSRKFRFSFKRKPLKKLALLLFLLAGSSFFNTTKAQPTKTINLQQAVQMALDSNLTVRSSAYSVDVQKALKGSSWDIPKTVIDGQYGQFNSYTKDNSFTVSQSFAFPTAYINQHKLTNANVKSSEWQLKASQLEIATQVKQVYWQLAYLYSKQKLFTYQDSLYSGFLRAAELRALTGETNRLEMITARSQSLEVKNQLQQVRADLVIYNQKLQTLLNTESAICPADTVLHRVDFSLNEDSTAIAGNPSVGYVQQQVEISRFEKKLERSRMMPDFSIGYFSQTMQGIQEVNGIPRIFGAGDRFTGFQAGIAIPLWFVPFTSKTKAAALKEQVAQTNANYYCQSLSGDYRSLMGEYAKYNNSVEYYEKQAVPEADLIIDQATRIYKAGAMDYLDYVLNLNRALDIKQNYLDALNSYNQTIINIEFITGKIF encoded by the coding sequence ATGATAGAACGCATCATTCATTTTTCGATTAAGAATAAATTTATTGTTGGTCTATTTGTATTGGCCTTGATCGGCTGGGGAACTTATTCATTAACCCGTTTGCCCATTGACGCCATCCCCGACATCACCAACAACCAGGTACAGGTGATCGTACTCGCACCATCGCTCGCAGTGCAGGAAGTCGAAAGCTTCATTACTGCACCCATAGAAGTAGCCATAGCCAATATCCCGGATATTATTGAGCTACGCTCTATTTCCCGGTTAGGGTTGTCGGTCATAACCGTTGTATTTAAAGACGACGTTGATGTTTACTGGGCAAGGCAACAGTTGAGCGAGCGCCTCAAAGAAGCCGAGGATGTAATCCCTGCCGGACTTGCAAAAATAGAGCTTGCACCAATTTCTTCCGGATTGGGAGAAATTTACCAATATCGTCTTGCTGTTGATAAGGGATTTGAGAAAAAATACACCACAATGGACCTGCGCACGATCCAGGACTGGGTTGTACGCCGTGAAATGCTTGGCACTCCCGGCGTGGCGGACATTAATAGTTATGGTGGCTTCGTGAAACAATACGAAATTGCCGTAAACCCCGAAAGGCTCAGGGGAATGAACCTGACACTTACCGATATTTTTGATGCGCTCGAAAAAAACAACGAAAACACCGGAAGCGCATATATTGACAAGAAACCGACTGCTTATTTCATTCGCGGTATTGGACTTGTTAAAACCCTGGAGGACATCGAGAAGATTGTAGTAAAGAACAATTCCTCGGGCATCCCGGTATTGATCAGGGATGTGGCAACGGTTCAATATGGCAGTGCAACCCGATACGGGGCATTCGTTGTTGACACTTCCGAAGCAGTCGGTGGTGTCGTCATGATGCTGAAAGGTGCAAATGGCCATGAAGTAATAGATGATGTTGAGACACGCATTCTTTCCATTCAAAAGTCGTTGCCTAAAGGAGTTAAAATTGAACCTTTCCTGAATCGTTCAGACCTCGTGGGACGTGCCATTGGCACTGTCTCTAAAAATCTGATCGAAGGAGCATTGATCGTCGTTTTCATTCTCGTGTTGCTGCTGGGCAACCTTCGTGCAGGGCTTATTGTGGCTTCGGTAATACCTCTTTCAATGCTTTTTGCCCTGTCGCTCATGAACCTCTTCGGCGTATCCGGAAACCTGATGAGCCTGGGAGCCATCGACTTCGGACTTATCGTAGACGGGGCGGTTATTATAGTCGAAAGCGCGGTCCATCGATTATTTATGAGCAAGCACCACCATCAGGGCATTAATAGGCTTTCGCAACAGCAAATGGACGAAAATGTGTTTGAGTCGGCCAAACGCATGATGAGTTCGGCCACTTTCGGGCAAATCATCATCCTGATTGTTTATCTACCCATTATGGCATTGGTGGGAATAGAGGGTAAAATGTTCCGGCCGATGGCGCAGGTGGTAACGTTTGCCTTGCTGGGCGCTGCCATTCTTTCCCTTACTTATGTACCGATGGCTTCGGCTTTGTTCCTGAGCAAAAGGACCGAACGCAAACCCAATTTTTCCGACAGGCTAATGGATTGGTTCCAGAAAGCCTTTAATCCTGTAATTGCTTTTGCACTCCGGCGGAAATTGCTTGTTTCAGTGTCGGCCATTCTTTTGTTCATTTTCAGCCTATTCCTATTTACCCGCCTGGGCGGGGAATTCATACCCCAGCTCGAGGAAGGGGACCTTGCAGCAGGCGTTATAACCCTGCAGGGCGGCTCGCTCAGCCATACAGTCGAAATGGTCGAAAAAGCCAATAAAATTCTGCTCGACAATTTCCCTGAAATTAAGCATACCGTTTGTAAAATCGGTGCCGGCGAAATCCCTACCGACCCTACGCCAATGGAAACAGGCGATTATATAATTACCCTCAAAGACAAGAGTGAGTGGACGACCGCTAAAACCCGCGAAGAGCTTGTTGAGAAGATGGAAGAAAAACTAGTGTTACTTGCAGGTGTCAAATTCGAGTTCCAGCAACCTATTCAAATGCGGTTTAACGAATTTATGTCCGGTTCAAAGCAGGACATCGCGGTAAAAATATTCGGCGACGACCTGAACACCCTGGCTGAAAAGGCTGCTGAGGTTGAAAAAATCATTCAGAATATTGAAGGCGTTGAAGATATTAACGTGGAAAAAGTTACCGGACTGGCGCAAGTGCAAGTGGATTACGACCGCGACCGCCTGGCTCAATATGGCCTTTCGGTTGGTGAGGTGAACCGGGTGCTGCGAACTGCCTTTGCCGGCAGCCAGGCAGGAGTTGTGTTTGACGAAGAAAAGCGTTTCGGGCTTGTTGTACGTTTAGATAAGGATTACCGACAAAGCCTCGACGATGTGAAAAACCTTTCGGTAGCCCTTCCCAATGGAGGGCAGATACCTTTTGAACAGATTGCCGACATCGAAATAAAATCGGGCCCCGCCCAGGTTTCACGGGAAAACACCAAACGCCGCATAACCATTGGTTTTAACGTCCGTAACCGCGATGTTCAAAGTGTGATTGCGGAGGTAACAAAAAATATTGATACAGAAATACAACTGCCAACTGGTTACTATTTCACGTATGGCGGTCAGTTTCAAAACCTTGAAGCTGCCAAAGCCAGGTTATCTGTTGCAGTCCCGGTGGCTTTACTTTTGATTTTTGTGTTGCTGTATTTCACATTCCATTCGATAAAACAAACCCTGTTAATCTTCACAGCAGTGCCCATGTCGGCTATTGGCGGTGTGTTTGCATTGTGGTTTCGGGGCATGAATTTTTCTATTTCGGCAGGTGTGGGCTTTATTGCTTTGTTTGGTGTGGCAGTGTTAAATGGTATCGTGCTGATCGCCGAATTTAACCGCCTCGAAAAAGACGGTATCACCGACATTACAGAACGGGTTTTGAAGGGCTTACACATACGTTTACGCCCTGTAATCATGACTGCTGCCGTGGCTTCGCTAGGTTTCCTTCCTATGGCATTGTCAACCTCTGCCGGTGCCGAGGTTCAAAAACCGCTGGCAACGGTGGTAATCGGCGGACTTATAACGGCTACATTTTTAACCTTAGTTATTCTTCCTGTCTTTTATATTATCTTTTCTTCACGTAAATTCAGGTTTTCTTTCAAACGGAAACCTTTAAAAAAATTGGCCCTGCTATTGTTTCTGCTTGCCGGTTCTTCGTTTTTCAATACAACAAAGGCACAGCCAACAAAAACCATCAATTTGCAGCAAGCGGTTCAGATGGCGTTGGACAGTAACCTGACCGTGCGTTCTTCGGCTTATTCGGTTGATGTTCAGAAAGCCCTGAAAGGCTCATCGTGGGACATCCCTAAAACGGTGATCGACGGCCAGTACGGGCAGTTTAATTCATACACCAAAGACAATAGCTTTACCGTTTCACAGTCGTTTGCTTTCCCTACGGCTTATATAAACCAGCACAAACTCACCAATGCGAATGTGAAAAGCAGCGAATGGCAATTGAAGGCATCACAACTCGAAATTGCCACCCAGGTAAAGCAAGTATACTGGCAACTGGCTTACCTTTATTCAAAACAAAAGCTGTTTACCTACCAGGATAGTTTATATTCAGGCTTTCTCAGGGCCGCCGAATTAAGGGCATTAACAGGCGAAACAAACCGACTGGAAATGATTACCGCCCGGTCGCAAAGCCTCGAAGTTAAAAACCAGTTGCAACAGGTAAGAGCCGATCTGGTCATTTATAACCAGAAGCTGCAAACGCTTTTAAATACTGAATCTGCTATATGCCCTGCCGATACCGTGCTGCATCGTGTCGATTTTTCCCTGAATGAAGATAGTACGGCAATAGCCGGTAATCCTTCGGTAGGATACGTGCAACAACAGGTTGAAATATCACGCTTTGAAAAGAAACTGGAGCGGAGCCGCATGATGCCCGATTTCAGCATCGGTTATTTCAGCCAAACCATGCAGGGTATCCAGGAGGTGAATGGAATACCCCGCATATTTGGTGCAGGCGACCGATTCACGGGCTTTCAGGCAGGAATTGCTATTCCACTGTGGTTTGTTCCTTTTACATCTAAAACAAAAGCAGCTGCGCTGAAAGAACAGGTTGCACAAACAAACGCCAATTATTACTGTCAGTCGCTTTCTGGCGATTACCGTTCGTTAATGGGTGAATACGCTAAATACAACAACAGCGTGGAGTATTACGAAAAGCAGGCTGTTCCTGAAGCCGATCTGATAATCGATCAAGCCACCCGAATTTATAAGGCCGGAGCAATGGATTACCTCGATTACGTATTGAACCTTAACAGGGCTTTGGACATAAAACAAAATTATCTCGATGCGTTGAACAGCTATAACCAAACCATCATTAACATTGAATTTATTACAGGTAAAATCTTCTAA